A stretch of the Leopardus geoffroyi isolate Oge1 chromosome B2, O.geoffroyi_Oge1_pat1.0, whole genome shotgun sequence genome encodes the following:
- the ZBED9 gene encoding SCAN domain-containing protein 3 isoform X6 produces the protein MAAACARVPASASPASEAHGDIIQVKVKEEDHVWDQESCLQKTLCHTRELCRQRFRHFCYQETPGPREALRRLRELCRQWLRPETHSKEQILELLVLEQFLTILPEELQAWVREHHPESGDEVVTVLEDLERELDEPRQQKMRKQRGLQVPQKHAGDKISASEHKRTALRIEEKLKITRRFKKNGRICDIVQLL, from the exons ATGGCCGCGGCCTGCGCGCGCGTCCCAGCCTCGGCTAGCCCAGCGTCAGAGGCGCACGGGGACATCATCCAAGTGAAGGTTAAGGAAGAAGACCATGTTTGGGATCAGGAATCCTGCCTGCAGAAGACTCTGTGTCACACCAGGGAACTCTGTCGCCAGCGCTTCAGACACTTCTGCTACCAGGAGACGCCTGGACCCCGCGAGGCGCTGCGCCGGCTCCGGGAGCTGTGCCGCCAGTGGCTGCGGCCCGAGACGCACAGCAAGGAGCAGATCCTGGAGCTGCTGGTGCTGGAGCAGTTCCTGACCATCCTGCCCGAGGAGCTCCAGGCCTGGGTGCGGGAGCACCACCCGGAGAGCGGGGACGAGGTGGTGACCGTGCTGGAGGATCTGGAGCGGGAGCTGGACGAGCCTAGACAGCAG aaaatgaggaagcagaggggttTACAAGTGCCACAGAAGCACGCTGGTGATAAAATCTCTGCTAGCGAACATAAAAGAACAGCTTTAAGAATTGAAGAGAAGCTCAAAATTACAAgacgctttaaaaaaaatggaagaatctGTGACATTGTGCAGCTGCTGTAA